In one Rutidosis leptorrhynchoides isolate AG116_Rl617_1_P2 chromosome 8, CSIRO_AGI_Rlap_v1, whole genome shotgun sequence genomic region, the following are encoded:
- the LOC139863557 gene encoding uncharacterized protein has protein sequence MNVPILLVATDSIKWKGVDGIISDFSVAGAYEAMRPRAHVVSWFHVIWFSQCIPRHPFVAWLLMMEKLKTHDKMMAWEIHNQTLLCPLCKGCSDSHSHLFFECNFSRAVWDKARPYMNIQIHSYNWSHISNCLADGAVNSARVVVSKLMFAAMVYFLRQERNCRLFKGKSRTKDRLFDDIYSSVRLKLMTIHFKESRQVRELKIVWRLA, from the coding sequence ATGAATGTGCCTATTTTGCTAGTTGCTACTGATAGTATTAAATGGAAAGGAGTAGATGGGATTATTAGTGATTTTTCAGTAGCAGGTGCTTATGAAGCTATGCGTCCGAGAGCTCATGTTGTTAGTTGGTTTCACGTCATTTGGTTTTCTCAATGTATCCCTCGTCATCCGTTTGTGGCTTGGCTTTTAATGATGGAAAAATTGAAGACACATGATAAGATGATGGCTTGGGAAATTCATAATCAAACGTTGTTATGTCCTCTTTGTAAGGGATGTTCAGATTCTCACTCGCATTTGTTTTTCGAGTGCAATTTCTCTCGGGCAGTTTGGGATAAAGCGAGGCCATACATGAACATTCAAATTCACAGCTATAATTGGTCGCATATCTCTAATTGCTTGGCGGATGGAGCTGTAAATAGTGCTAGAGTGGTTGTATCTAAACTCATGTTTGCAGCTATGGTTTATTTTCTACGGCAAGAGCGCAATTGCAGGTTGTTCAAAGGCAAATCCCGAACGAAAGATAGACTATTTGATGATATCTATTCTTCGGTTCGTCTGAAGTTAATGACGATTCACTTTAAGGAGTCAAGGCAAGTTAGAGAGCTAAAGATTGTTTGGAGATTAGCATAG